The region CAGAGCCGAACTTAGTCGGAGATTTCTTAGGAGAAGGGAACGTCGCGCGGCGGAAGGGTGCCTGCGATTACCATCCCATCTGGCTCATGCGCCTTAGGATGATCGCGCTGTAGCTGTTCATGCGTTCGGGCCGTCGCTTGAGGGGAGCAGGCAGGATCGCGGCGAGCCGTGCCCCTTGCTGCCGGCTGATATTCCTTGCCGGTGTCCTGTAGTAGTAACGCGAAGCAGAGTCTGCGCCATAGATGCCGGGACCCCATTCGACGACATTGAGGTAGATCTCGAGAATGCGGCGCTTGCCGAGGACAAGTTCGGCTACGGGAACGAGGCTGGCCTCTGCGCCTTTGCGGAGGAAGGAGCGGCCTGTTCCGAAGAACAGATTTTTTACGAGCTGCTGCGTGATGGTGGACGCTCCGCGGGTGCGGTCGCCTTCCATATCTTCTTTGGCGGCGATTTGGATTGCGTGCCAATCGAAACCGTGGTGCTGGTAGAAGCGCGCGTCCTCTGCGGCGATGACGGCGTGCTGGAGGTTGGGTGAGATCTGGTTGAGTGGAATAAATGTATAGCGGTCGTTATACGGCTTGCGGAGAATGAATGCCTGTAGACGGCGCTGGACGTGTACCGCTGTTGTGGGCGGGTCGATCCATCGGGCGGCAAGAAGAGTAAGTGCTGCAAGCAACCACGACAACGCCAGAATGATGACAAGCCATCGAGCGATGGATAGAAGACGAAGGCTCTTCTTAAGCGGAATCTCGGGCTGCGTGCCTGTTGGTGTAGTCACTATCCTGAATGATATGTCGGGCCGGGTTACTCCGTGACGCTCATGAGCCGCTGCCATAAGGCTTTGGTTCCGGCATCTGTCTTGGCCGAGACGGTGAGAATCTCGTCTACGCCATGCTCCCGTTTGAGTGCGGCAACCGATTTGGCCAATGCGTTGTTTGAGAGCCTGTCCGACTTGGTTCCTACGACGAGATAGGGACGCTGCGTCTGCTTGAAGTAGTCGATGAGCTGCGAGTCGCTGGGCTGCGGCGGAATGTTCGTATCCACGAGGCAGATACAGAGCGCCAGCGCGTCGCGGTCGGCGAGATAGGGCTCGATGAATTTGGGCCACTCCGATGAGATCGACTTCGAGATCTTGGCGTAGCCATATCCCGGAAGGTCGGCGAAGATCAGCGAGGGCTTCTGCTTCATCTTGTCGCCTGCGCCTTCGTGCAGGGCAAAGAAGTTGATGGCCCGCGTGCGTCCGGGCGTGGACGAGGTATGCGCCTGCTTCGACCCCAGAAGCGAGTTGATCAGCGAGGATTTGCCGACGTTCGAGCGGCCCAGGAAGGCTATCTCCGGCGCCCCGTAGGTCCTGGCGTCGGGAGGGAAGTGGGCGACATCGGTCGCGGAGAGTAAAAAGACTGGAGTCAACGGCATGGTTTCAGTCTATCTCTCCGCTGGGGTTAATCTTGTATGGCATAATTCCTCTTGACACGCATAACGCTACACGTTACATAAATACATGATTAAGTCGTTCAAACACGCCGGGCTGGAGAAGTTCTTCACGACGGGTTCGAAGGCCGGAATCCAACCCGCCCATGCCAAAAAGCTAAATCTTTTGCTTGCGACCCTGGACGATGCGACGATGCCTTCCACGATGAATGTTGCAGGCTGGGCATTTCACGAACTGAAGGGAGATCAGGCCGGACGCTTCTCGGTCAAAGTCAATGGCAACTGGCGCATTACTTTCCGCTTCGAGGGCGAAGACGCTATCGTCGTCGACTACGAAGACTACCACTAAACGGTTTATCAAGAGGAGATCATCCGATGGATATGTATAACCCGCCTCATCCCGGCGCTGTCATCAAGGACATCCTGGAAAATGTGCCCATGACCCTCGCCGAGTTCGCCGCCCACATCGGCGTCTCGCGCAACTCGCTCTCTCGTGTGCTCAATGAGCGTGCTGCCGTCACCCCGGCCATGTCGATCAAGATTGCCGAAGCCTTCAGCCAGGAACAGACCGACATCTGGTTCAAGATGCAGAACAAATACGACTTCTGGCAGGCAAAGCAGGTCAGGCGCAAGAAGGTTCGTCCGGTGCCTGTCGACAAGGCAGCGTAAAGTTTTCTTCACATCGGATCTCGTCGCGCCTTTGTGCAGAAAAAAGCGCACCCGGCAGTGGAGCCGGATGCGCTTTTTTTGAAAGAGTAGAACGAATTACTGCACAGTGAGCGGCGCGGTCAGCCGGAAGGTGACCTGCGACTCTGCGGGAATGACGACGTCCTTGTTGCCGGTGAAGGCCGAGCCTGCGGTGCCTGCGCCAGCGCCAGCCAGACCGCCGATCAGGGCTCCCTTGCCGCCGCCTGCGATGCCGCCGATGATGGCTCCGAGGCCGGTGCCGCCGCCAGCCAATACGGCAGTGCGCTTGCCCTTACCCTTGGTGATCTGCTCAAACTCGGTGGTCTGCACAGGGATTCCGGCGATCGAAGTCAACTGGATGCCGAGGTCTCCGGCGCCCTTGAAGCGGCCCTGTCCCTTGGCGGCAACGACGGTGCCGGTGACGCGGGTGCCGCGTTTGAAGACGCTGCCGCCGCCGCGCGTGCTCAACGGCTCAGACAAGACGCCGCTGAAGCTGTCGCCTACGTTGTTGCGCTTTGCGCTCAGCGTCTCGGAGATGCTGACCCGGACGGTCGCGCCACTGGGCACGACTCTGGCTACGGGAGCAGGCGCAGGCGCCGGGGCTGCTGCCGGAGCCTGTGCTGGAGCTACTGCGGGAGCTGCCGCAGGTGCAGGCGCTGGTGCGGTGGCGGGAGTGCCGGCGGCTGGAGCCTGTGCCGGCTGATTGGCGGCCTGTGCGGGCGCTGAGCCTGCCGGATAGGTCACAGATCCGTCGGGATTGGTGACTGAGCCGTCCGCATTCTTCGTGCCGGCAGGCGGAGTGCTGTGGCATCCGCTCAGAATCATCGCTGTCCCCAGCGCTAAAGCGCCCCATATCTTCATTGGCTTGGTACCTATCATGATCGTCCTCCGTAAATTTTGGCGGGAGGCCGCTACTCCGGGGCCTCCACTGCCATTTGATGCACCCTAACACCTTAGTGCAAAGTCAACCGGTGCGAAACTGCTAAGTTTTCATGAAAAGGGAGTTGCAGGTTTGCTGCGGTGCTCGGATCTGCAGGAAACGGCGGCCGTTGCTGTCTGCGATCAGCTATTGAGAGGCCAGATCGAAGACCTTCTCCATGACGACCCACTTCTGTCCGGGAGCGGACTGCGGCAGCTCCTGCTGGAAGTTTGCCATGAGGGCCTCCCACTCCTGCACCTTGGCATTGGCAGCGTCGGCGGCAGACTTGGCTGAGAACGAAAAGTTGTCGCCCACGTCCATGATCATGAACAGCCGCGTCCCGGCGAGATAGATCTCCATGTCTACGATTCCCGCATCGAAAAGACTCTTCTTCACCTCGGGCCAGATCTTGACGTGATAACGCTTGTACTCCGCGATGGCGGTCTCGTCGTTCTTGAGATCGAGGGCTAAACAGTGACGTGGCATTCTTCCTCCAATAATTCTCCGATAAAGTCGATGGACTTTGGCTGTTGTTTGGGACCGAGACAAAGTCAATCGCAGAGTAACATTTCTCATTGAAAAGTGTTTCTAAATCTGGGGTGGCGCTTTCGAGGAAGATCGGGAGGGCATTCGGCGACGGAGATTGAAGTAAATAGAGGGGACTCTCCACCTCGGATTTCGATCGAGATGACGTGTTTTGTGGCTTGCGAATGACGTACGCCGGGCTTCGGGGTAACGTGTTTTAGAGTTTTGGGACACAATTAAAGGTGTCCCCGAAAATATCTTTTCAGCGGATTCACTTAAACGAGGTATTCTTTCATCTGTGCAGTAAACGGATTTCAGCCTATGACAGACACTTTTCGCCTGGAAAATAAAATCGCTCTCGTCACCGGTGGGGCCAGCGGCATCGGCGCTGCAACCTGCCGCGAATTGGCCCGCGCCGGCGCGCATGTTCTTATCGCCGACCTCAACCTCGTCGCAGCCGAGGCGCTGGTGGCTGAACTGCCGAACGCAAAGGCGATTGCGATGGACGTCACGGACTCCGCATCGATCGCTACTGCCTTCGCGAAGATCCCTCAGCTCGACATTCTCGTGAACAATGCGGGAATCGGCCTGGTCGGCGATATCACCCGCACCTCGGAGGAAGACTTTGCCCGTGTGATGCGGGTGAATGTGAACAGCGTCTTCCTGGTGACGCAGGCGGCCTTTCCGCTGCTGCTGGCGACACGCGGCAGCATCGTCAACATTGGCTCGGTGGCGGCGACAGTGGGTGTGAAGCAGCGCTTTGCCTACTGTGCCAGCAAGGGAGCTGTGCTGGCGATGACTCGCCAGATTGCGGTGGACTATCCCAAGGAGCTGCGCATTAACTGCATCGCTCCCGGCACCGTGCAGACACCATTTGTCGAAGGCTACCTCGAGAAGTACCACGCGCACGAGAAAGAGAAGGTCCGCGCCGAGCTGGTTGCTCGTCAGCCCATTGGACGGTTGGGTACGCCCGAGGACATTGCCTCGCTGGTGCGCTATCTCTGTTCGCGCGAGGCCGAGTTCATTAACGGAGCGCTGATCCCGATTGACGGCGGCTGGACGGCTGCCTGATCTCTTTTTCGATCCGCCGTGCAGATTCACCAGATTGAAGTGCTGAAAGTAAATATTGGAACGCTGAAATTCAAAGACAGGAAAGCCGCCAAGTTGAACGATATTCTTATCACCGCAGTTCGTGTTATCGATCTCCGCTTCCCGACCTCGCGCGAAAACATCGGCTCAGACGCCGTTAATAAAGACCCGGACTACTCGGCTGCCTATTGCATCATCGAGACGAATGCCGGGCTCGAGGGCCACGGTCTCTCGTTTACGCTGGGGCGTGGCACCGACCTTGTCGTGCAGGCGGCGGAATATCTGTCGCGCTATGCGATCAACCGCACGCTGGCCTCGATTACCGACGACTTTCGTGCGTTTGCGCGTCAGCTTACCGACGATACGCAGTTCCGCTGGCTGGGGCCGGAGAAGGGCGTCATTCAACTGGCCGCTGCTGCCCTGATCAACGCGATCTGGGACCTGTACGCTCGCGCCGAGAAGAAGCCGTTGTGGCAACTGCTCTCGGAGATGGAACCGGCGCAACTGATCAAGGCGATTGACTTTCGCTATATTGACGATGCGATCTCGCCGGAGGAGGCGCTCGATCTGCTTACGGAGCGCCGCAAGGGGCAGGCCGAGCGGCTGGCGCTGCTTCGCGAGAAGGGCTACCCGGCCTATACCACTTCGGCGGGGTGGTTCGGCTATAGCGAAGAGAAGATCCGCAGGCTCTCGAAGGAGGCGCTGGCCGATGGCTGGACGTACTTCAAGCTCAAGGTAGGCGGAGACGCGGCGGACGATCTTCGCCGCGGCCATATCGTGCGCGAGGAGATTGGCTGGACGAACAAGCTGATGGTCGACGCCAACCAGAAGTGGGGCATCGCCGAGGCGATCAGCCGTACGCGTCAACTGGCTGAGCTAAAGCCCTGGTGGATGGAGGAGCCGACCAATCCTGACGACATTCTTGGCCATGCGCGCATTCGCCGCGAGGTGCCCGAGGTGCGCATCGCAACCGGTGAGCACGTTCACAACCGCATCATGTTCAAGCAGTTGCTTCAGGCGCAGGCGATCGACGTGCTGCAGTTGGACAGTTGCCGAGTTGCCGGGGTGAATGAGAACCTTGCCATTATCCTTATGGCGGCCAAATTCGACGTTCCAGTCTGTCCTCATGCCGGGGGCGTCGGTCTGTGCGAGTATGTGCAGCATCTGTCCGCCTTCGACTTTCTCAGCGTTTCGACTACGCTTAAAGACCGTGTGATCGAGTTTGTCGATCACCTGCATGAGCACTTTGTCGATCCTGTCCGCATCAAAGATGGACACTATCTTCTGCCGCAGCAGCCCGGTTACAGCATCGAGATTCGCAAAGAATCCCTAACCCGTTTCGCCTATCCGCATGGCGAAGCCTGGAGCGCCACCAAGTGAAATTTGTCACGTTTTCGTCCAAAGCTGAATCTACGAACGCGCAGTCCAGAACCCTTGGCGAATCTGTTCCAGCCGAGTTGCTCAACTGCGGCGTTCCTACGCCGGGGCTGCTCGTCACCGGCAAGAACGGCGAGCAGGAGGTAGCGAACCTCTCGTCGCTGGGCTACCGCTCGGTGCGCAATATTATTGAAGCCGGTCCTGATGCTCTCGACAGGGTTCGCAAGATCGAGTCCAGCGCGCCGCGGATTCCGCTTGCGCGGGTTACGCTGCATGCGCCGATTCCGCGTCCGCCGCGCGTCTTTGCAATTGGCCTGAACTACCAGAAGCATGCCGATGAGTCGAAGATGGCGGTACAGAAGGTGCCGACCGTCTTTTTGAAGCTCACCAGCTCTATTGTTGGCCCGGACGCGCTGGTGATCCTTCCCAAGATCAGCACGCAGCCTGACTATGAGGCGGAGTTCGCGGTCGTGATCGGCAAGCGCGGCTACCAGATTGCGGAGAAGGATTGGCAACAGCACGTCTTCGGCTACACCATCGTTAACGATGTCAGCGCTCGCGACATTCAGCTCGCCACAAGTCAGTGGACGCTCGGCAAATCGTTCCCAACGTTTACGCCGATGGGGCCTGCGATTGTCACCGCTGATGAGATTGCTGATCCGCATGCGCTGGACATTTCGCTGACCATTGATGGCGAGACGTTGCAGAGCTCCAACACGAGCGACCTGATCTTCAAGATTCCTGCGCTGATCGCACACCTCTCGAGCCTGACCCCGCTTGAGGCTGGAGACATTATCAGCACGGGAACGCCTGAGGGCGTGGGTCTTGGCCGCAAGCCGCAGCGCTGGCTCAAGCCGGACGAGGAGATGGTCATCTCGGTCGAGAAGATTGGGCAGCTCCGCAACCGCACGATTGCGGAGTAGAGCTCGGATTATTTCCGGACAGGCTCGTGGTCGTAGCTGATCGCACGCGTTATCTTCCACGAGCCGTCTTTGTTCTGCCAGATGGTGATGAACTTCGCCTCGCCGAGGTCATCATCAATCCCCGGATGAGTGAAGCGATGAATGCCAATCTCTACCGCGCCGTATCCGTTTAGGGGATAGACCTCGAGCGTGCCCGGAACTAAGGTGCGATGCACCTTGCCGCAGATATTGTTCTTAATCGCATCGAGAAAGACCTGCTTGCCTACGGATAATCCGGTCTTATCGTGATAGAACTCCAGATCGTCGGCGATCATTGCACCCAAGGTATCGAGATCGCAATGGTTGTAGGCGTCGAAGAGCTTGGTGTCGAGAGCGGATACGGTCTGAAAGAGCGAATCCGCAGTTGGCGCGCTTTTTTCGGGCTTAGCTTGTGCTACGCCTGCCACCGGTGCAGCCAGCAATGGCAGGACGCAGAGAAAGAGCCCTAACTTTTTCCACTGGGGTAGCTTCTTCATAGGGTTCCTCGCATGGTGAAACCGGAATTACTTTTAAGTACGCTGATTGGGCCGGATCGTTCCGTTGATTCCAAATGAACCATAGGGCCGGCATGGGAATGGCTTCCTCCTGTCGGGGCTGTAGCGTATCTTGGAATCACACTCCCCATGCGTCAGCAGAGCATCTCGCAGCCATCGCGCCGCCTCCCCGTCTTGCTATGGGCGATGCTACTGTTATTTCCTTTGGCTTCATTTGGGCTTGGCCAGACCCGGGCGACGGCGGTTCCGCTCATTCTGCCGTCGGCTGTCGCTTACGACGCTGCGGGCAATCTCTATATCGCGGAGACCGGCAACCATGTCATTCGCAAGGTGGATACCGCAGGGAACATCACAACGATTGCCGGAACTGGAACGCAGGGGTTTGGTGGAGATGGTGGCCCGGCTACCGCTGCGCTGCTGGACTCGCCGCAGGGCCTCGCGCTTGGCGGCAGCAGCCTCTATATCGCTGATACGCACAACCATCGCATACGCAGGCTCGACCTTGGTACAGGAACGATCACTACTGTTGCGGGGACGACGGCGGGGTTCAGCGGCGACAATGGCCCGGCCGTCGCAGCGCAACTGAACCTGCCAACTGCCCTGGCGCTTGGCACCAACAACAGCCTTTATATTGCGGATACGCAGAACCATCGCGTCCGCAAAGTTAATCTGACGACCGGTACGATCACGACGATTGCCGGTAACGGCAGACAGGGCTTTAGCGGTGACGGCGGTCTGGCGGTGAGCGCTGCGATTGATTCTCCCGCGGGGCTGGCTGTGGATGAAGAACAGAACGTCTATTTGGCTGACACGCACAATCATCGGGTGCGAAGGGTCGATGCTGCTACCGGCCTGATCACTACCATTGCCGGTAGCGCCGCGGGCTTTAGCGGCGATAACGGACCGGCCACGGCTGCGACGCTGACGCTTCCGCATGGTCTCAGCATCGACGGCGCAGGGAACATCTATCTTGCTGACACGGCCAACCATCGCATCCGTCGCATCGACGCCGTTACCGGCACGATGACGACCATTGCCGGTAACGGCACGCAGAACTTCAGCGGCGATAACAATCCTGCGACGGTGGCCAATCTCGACTCTCCGAGAGCGGCCGAGGCGACTGACGCGGGTTTCGTTACCCTGGCCGATACCGCGAATCAACGCGTGAGACAGGTCGATACGCAGTCTCCCCCTGAGATTCATACGATTGCGGGACTCTCCGCGACAGCAGTGAGCGCGCTGACACTTACAGCGCCAGCCGCGATCCTCTACGGCAGCGGAGAACTGACGGCCACGCTTGCGTCGGCCGCTGCAACCGGCTCCATCACCTTTACGCTGCTCGATCCGGCTACGGCTAATGGCGCCACGCTTGAGACGACGCCGGTTGCTGCCAGCACTGCTACCTTCGATACGAGTGCGCTCTCCGTCGGTAGCTACAGCGTGCTCGCTTCTTATAGCGGAGACGAGCCCTCGTCCCAGAGCCAGCCGCTTAGCTTCAGCATTGTGCCGCGTCCGCTGGTCGCCACGCCCGATCCCATTACGCTGCTCTACGGGCAACCCATCCCTACGCTGACGGGGACGCTGAGCGGCGATCTGCCCCAGGACGACGCCAACCTTACAGCTACATTTACCGCGCCGGTCACAACGTTTGCGCCGGTCGCGAGCTATCCGATTACTGCTACGCTCGGTGGCACGGCGGCGAAGAACTACAGCTTCACTGCGGTGCCTGCCAGCGTAACGATTGCTCCGGCCCCTACCATCGCTACGCTTGTGCCGTCGGCTACATCGGTTGCGACAGGAGTGCCGCTGACGCTTACCGCTGCTGCTGTGCCGACCACTGCCGGAAGCCCTACGGGCACGATCATGGTCAAGGACGGAACAGCTACGCTTTTTACAGCGACCAATCCTGCGACCTACACCACCAGCACGCTTGCTCCCGGCATGCATACGCTTACCACGTTTTATGCGGGCGACCGGAACTTTATCGCCAGCGCCTCGAACTCGCTGCAGATCACTGTGGTGGCCGCGCCTCCGAACGCTGCAGACTTCAGCTTCACGTCTGCCGGGTCGGCATCGCAGACCATTCCTGCGGGTGGCACGGCCAACTTCAACTTCACGATGCAGATTGCGGGTGCGGCGCTATCGAGCCCGATTACGCTTGCCGCCAGCGGTCTTCCTCCATTGGCGACAGCGTCGTTCAATCCGGCGTATCTGCCGCCAGGCGCGACTCCGGCCAGCTTTACCATGACGGTCAGCATGCCGCAGACAACTACGGCGCTTGACAGTAGTTTTGAAGGCCCACTGATGGGGCTGTTGCTCTTTCCCTTGGCAGGATTGGCGTTACGCAGGCGAGTTCGCCGCAGCTTTGCGAGCTTTGTCGCGTGCGCGGTCATCGTTAGCGGCCTTGCCTTCTGCTGCGGCTGTGGAGACAGGATGAATACCGGAGGAGACAGCTCCACCAATCCGCCGACGTCCTACACCATTACAGTGACGGGAACGGCGACGACTGCTGCAGGAGGCACGATTCAGCGCTCGACCACGGTTAATCTGCTGGTAGAGTCTGCCGGCTAGCCAGCATAGAAATCGCGCGACTGGCTAAAATAGAAAGATGCTGCTTGAAGGTCTTCACCTCCCTCTGACCACGCCCTTTTATCCTGACGGTCGCCTGAACCTGCGCAAGCTCGAACAAAACGTGGCTGCCTACTCGAAGACTCCGGTCTCAGCTATCGCTGTGTTGAGCCGCCACGGTGAGCCCACCCTGCTCTCGGAGGTGGAGACGCGCGAAGCTCTGCAAACTGCCATTGCAGCGGCTGCCCCCGAGAAGGTTCTGCTTGCCGGGATCTCGCGCGACAGTGTTCGCGAGACGCTTGCCATTGCAGAACATGCGGCAACGCTGTCTTACGATGCCGTGCTGGTTGCGCCGCCATCATTTTTGCAGGCAGCGTTTGACGC is a window of Edaphobacter dinghuensis DNA encoding:
- the mtgA gene encoding monofunctional biosynthetic peptidoglycan transglycosylase, producing the protein MTTPTGTQPEIPLKKSLRLLSIARWLVIILALSWLLAALTLLAARWIDPPTTAVHVQRRLQAFILRKPYNDRYTFIPLNQISPNLQHAVIAAEDARFYQHHGFDWHAIQIAAKEDMEGDRTRGASTITQQLVKNLFFGTGRSFLRKGAEASLVPVAELVLGKRRILEIYLNVVEWGPGIYGADSASRYYYRTPARNISRQQGARLAAILPAPLKRRPERMNSYSAIILRRMSQMGW
- the yihA gene encoding ribosome biogenesis GTP-binding protein YihA/YsxC, which encodes MPLTPVFLLSATDVAHFPPDARTYGAPEIAFLGRSNVGKSSLINSLLGSKQAHTSSTPGRTRAINFFALHEGAGDKMKQKPSLIFADLPGYGYAKISKSISSEWPKFIEPYLADRDALALCICLVDTNIPPQPSDSQLIDYFKQTQRPYLVVGTKSDRLSNNALAKSVAALKREHGVDEILTVSAKTDAGTKALWQRLMSVTE
- a CDS encoding type II toxin-antitoxin system RelE/ParE family toxin, giving the protein MIKSFKHAGLEKFFTTGSKAGIQPAHAKKLNLLLATLDDATMPSTMNVAGWAFHELKGDQAGRFSVKVNGNWRITFRFEGEDAIVVDYEDYH
- a CDS encoding HigA family addiction module antitoxin, with the protein product MDMYNPPHPGAVIKDILENVPMTLAEFAAHIGVSRNSLSRVLNERAAVTPAMSIKIAEAFSQEQTDIWFKMQNKYDFWQAKQVRRKKVRPVPVDKAA
- a CDS encoding L-rhamnose mutarotase, with product MPRHCLALDLKNDETAIAEYKRYHVKIWPEVKKSLFDAGIVDMEIYLAGTRLFMIMDVGDNFSFSAKSAADAANAKVQEWEALMANFQQELPQSAPGQKWVVMEKVFDLASQ
- a CDS encoding SDR family NAD(P)-dependent oxidoreductase → MTDTFRLENKIALVTGGASGIGAATCRELARAGAHVLIADLNLVAAEALVAELPNAKAIAMDVTDSASIATAFAKIPQLDILVNNAGIGLVGDITRTSEEDFARVMRVNVNSVFLVTQAAFPLLLATRGSIVNIGSVAATVGVKQRFAYCASKGAVLAMTRQIAVDYPKELRINCIAPGTVQTPFVEGYLEKYHAHEKEKVRAELVARQPIGRLGTPEDIASLVRYLCSREAEFINGALIPIDGGWTAA
- a CDS encoding enolase C-terminal domain-like protein, with product MNDILITAVRVIDLRFPTSRENIGSDAVNKDPDYSAAYCIIETNAGLEGHGLSFTLGRGTDLVVQAAEYLSRYAINRTLASITDDFRAFARQLTDDTQFRWLGPEKGVIQLAAAALINAIWDLYARAEKKPLWQLLSEMEPAQLIKAIDFRYIDDAISPEEALDLLTERRKGQAERLALLREKGYPAYTTSAGWFGYSEEKIRRLSKEALADGWTYFKLKVGGDAADDLRRGHIVREEIGWTNKLMVDANQKWGIAEAISRTRQLAELKPWWMEEPTNPDDILGHARIRREVPEVRIATGEHVHNRIMFKQLLQAQAIDVLQLDSCRVAGVNENLAIILMAAKFDVPVCPHAGGVGLCEYVQHLSAFDFLSVSTTLKDRVIEFVDHLHEHFVDPVRIKDGHYLLPQQPGYSIEIRKESLTRFAYPHGEAWSATK
- a CDS encoding fumarylacetoacetate hydrolase family protein, with translation MKFVTFSSKAESTNAQSRTLGESVPAELLNCGVPTPGLLVTGKNGEQEVANLSSLGYRSVRNIIEAGPDALDRVRKIESSAPRIPLARVTLHAPIPRPPRVFAIGLNYQKHADESKMAVQKVPTVFLKLTSSIVGPDALVILPKISTQPDYEAEFAVVIGKRGYQIAEKDWQQHVFGYTIVNDVSARDIQLATSQWTLGKSFPTFTPMGPAIVTADEIADPHALDISLTIDGETLQSSNTSDLIFKIPALIAHLSSLTPLEAGDIISTGTPEGVGLGRKPQRWLKPDEEMVISVEKIGQLRNRTIAE
- a CDS encoding nuclear transport factor 2 family protein, yielding MKKLPQWKKLGLFLCVLPLLAAPVAGVAQAKPEKSAPTADSLFQTVSALDTKLFDAYNHCDLDTLGAMIADDLEFYHDKTGLSVGKQVFLDAIKNNICGKVHRTLVPGTLEVYPLNGYGAVEIGIHRFTHPGIDDDLGEAKFITIWQNKDGSWKITRAISYDHEPVRK
- a CDS encoding NHL domain-containing protein; protein product: MRQQSISQPSRRLPVLLWAMLLLFPLASFGLGQTRATAVPLILPSAVAYDAAGNLYIAETGNHVIRKVDTAGNITTIAGTGTQGFGGDGGPATAALLDSPQGLALGGSSLYIADTHNHRIRRLDLGTGTITTVAGTTAGFSGDNGPAVAAQLNLPTALALGTNNSLYIADTQNHRVRKVNLTTGTITTIAGNGRQGFSGDGGLAVSAAIDSPAGLAVDEEQNVYLADTHNHRVRRVDAATGLITTIAGSAAGFSGDNGPATAATLTLPHGLSIDGAGNIYLADTANHRIRRIDAVTGTMTTIAGNGTQNFSGDNNPATVANLDSPRAAEATDAGFVTLADTANQRVRQVDTQSPPEIHTIAGLSATAVSALTLTAPAAILYGSGELTATLASAAATGSITFTLLDPATANGATLETTPVAASTATFDTSALSVGSYSVLASYSGDEPSSQSQPLSFSIVPRPLVATPDPITLLYGQPIPTLTGTLSGDLPQDDANLTATFTAPVTTFAPVASYPITATLGGTAAKNYSFTAVPASVTIAPAPTIATLVPSATSVATGVPLTLTAAAVPTTAGSPTGTIMVKDGTATLFTATNPATYTTSTLAPGMHTLTTFYAGDRNFIASASNSLQITVVAAPPNAADFSFTSAGSASQTIPAGGTANFNFTMQIAGAALSSPITLAASGLPPLATASFNPAYLPPGATPASFTMTVSMPQTTTALDSSFEGPLMGLLLFPLAGLALRRRVRRSFASFVACAVIVSGLAFCCGCGDRMNTGGDSSTNPPTSYTITVTGTATTAAGGTIQRSTTVNLLVESAG